The DNA region CAGATATTTATGAAACAGAAGTAGAATCTTCTATTTTAAGCCTTACATCCCTTCTTGAGCCTCTAATGATTCTTTGTATGGGTGTTGTAACAGGTTTTATTGTTCTTTCAATTTGTCTTCCGATTTTTGAAATGAATCAGCTTGTAAAATAATCAATTAATTACAAAATAAGGTTTTTTAATGAATCAAAAACAAAAAGGTTTTACATTGATTGAACTTGTTGTAGTAATGTTTCTTTTGAGTATTACTCTTTTTTTTGCATTGCCCAACATTAATAACTCTATTTTGTCAAACAGCAAAAATCAATTTAGCAGATGGCTTATTCTTAATATAAAAGCATTAAAAGAAAAATCTACAGCTGAACAGAATAAATATATTTTACATATAGCTATAAGTACAGGAAGGCTTTGGATTACTAATGAAACAATGGGAGAAGAAGATAAGATAAACGCAGCACGTCAAGCATATAAAATTTCCAATGATATAAAAATTATAGATGTGGAACTAATGCGTAAAGGCATAATATCATCTGGCAGAGTAGATATAAATTTTTATAAAGGAGGTTATTCTGATAAGGCATTCATACATTTCGCCGATGAAAAATATGATCAGTTTACCGTCTCGGTAGAGCCTTTTATAGGAAAAGTAATATTTTATGATGGATATATACAACTTAAAGATTAATTAATAAAGAACAGAACATGACTGGTAAGGTCTAATTTTTAATACAAAATATATTAAAATGTTCAATTTTAATATATAAAATGTTTAAATAGAGGTTAGACCACAGGCCAAATAATTACAGGTAGCACCCTTGGTTTTTCCAGCTTAGGCAA from Desulfobacterales bacterium includes:
- a CDS encoding type II secretion system protein, whose translation is MNQKQKGFTLIELVVVMFLLSITLFFALPNINNSILSNSKNQFSRWLILNIKALKEKSTAEQNKYILHIAISTGRLWITNETMGEEDKINAARQAYKISNDIKIIDVELMRKGIISSGRVDINFYKGGYSDKAFIHFADEKYDQFTVSVEPFIGKVIFYDGYIQLKD